The window GGAGCATCAGAGCCATGGATGAGATTACGACCCACGTTAACGCTATAGTCACCTCTAATTGTACCAGGTTCAGCGTTAAGAGGGTTAGTAGCGCCAATTATTTTACGCGCAGAGGCGATCGCTCCTTCACCTTCCCAAACCATCGCTACAACTGGACTTGAAGTAATAAAATCTACTAAACTCTGAAAAAAAGGTCTTTCCTTGTGAACTGCGTAATGTTTTTCTGCTAATTCTCGGGATGGTTGGAGCATTTTTAACCCCACTAGAGTAAAACCCTTATTTTCAAAGCGTCTAATTACTTCCCCCACCAGATTGCGTTGGACACCGTCGGGTTTAATCATGATAAATGTGCGTTCCACTGGATCTCCTTTGGTTATGTTTTTTACCCACCAAAAAAGATTAACTCATGATTTGGGTCATCTTGACAAGATATAGTGATACCATAAAAAAGAGCTTCACTGGAGACACAAATTATGGCTACTGATAGACGTGTAGCTCGGGTTTCTTCCCAAATTCAACGGGAAGTTAGTCTATTACTCCTGAGTGAGATTAAAGACGATCGCGTTGGTGCAGGAATGGTAAGTGTTACCGATGTAGAGGTATCTAACGACCTACAACACGCGAAGATATTTGTAAGTATCTATGGCACACCCGAAGCCAAAAGCGAAACTATGGATGGGTTAAAAGCTTGTACTCCTTTTGTGAGACAACAATTAGCCCAGAGAATGCGACTACGCAGAGTACCAGAGATAGTCTTCCTCGAAGACACCTCTATTGAAAGAGGGAATAAAATGTTGAATCTGTTAAATCAAATCAGTCAACAACGTCAAGAAAAAGATGAGACAGAAGTCAACACTACCAACTTGGAGTGATCTATCTCTAGAACAACAAATCGGTCAAATGCTCATAATCCGAGCATCTGGCTATTGTTTTGACCAACAAATTCGTTACCCTACCTGGGAAGCACCACAGAGACAATTATCTCGATGGTTACAAGAATTAAACCTAGGTGGGGTAATTTTATTAGGAGGCTCGGCTCTAGAAGTAGCCTATAGAATACACAAATTACAAGAATG is drawn from Gloeocapsa sp. DLM2.Bin57 and contains these coding sequences:
- a CDS encoding nucleoside-diphosphate kinase, with translation MERTFIMIKPDGVQRNLVGEVIRRFENKGFTLVGLKMLQPSRELAEKHYAVHKERPFFQSLVDFITSSPVVAMVWEGEGAIASARKIIGATNPLNAEPGTIRGDYSVNVGRNLIHGSDAPETAQEEIALWFSETELVSWSPTIQPWLYE
- the rbfA gene encoding 30S ribosome-binding factor RbfA, encoding MATDRRVARVSSQIQREVSLLLLSEIKDDRVGAGMVSVTDVEVSNDLQHAKIFVSIYGTPEAKSETMDGLKACTPFVRQQLAQRMRLRRVPEIVFLEDTSIERGNKMLNLLNQISQQRQEKDETEVNTTNLE